In Aspergillus fumigatus Af293 chromosome 2, whole genome shotgun sequence, a genomic segment contains:
- a CDS encoding GIY-YIG nuclease family protein, with translation MAGEENPLDVEPPRTPIKGPPHQPMLSGTQSPPGSASSVDVISSPPSPEDNPFSPAQSTATDITDDYGWQTPTKGQALSTATDKDCLESSQSEEEDDSAGDDAGDDDRAGQIATAFNAPSPTKPLERSKKAKSLRPRISISSLRSEDATKSVLSKRKESSTSPVDTRAWVLEQGKFSEGLTWPSILIGQKTPKRSRHILLEYWTSEQASNINTDFSAEGTWLLRPGAASEVDGARKFHLDSVVSGTQDQSADQPSSSNSIVPTITFSPPEDDRIDSARIKDDEDDPCSKGRSSEDGTVNAVLTVLSIHKAPPSSEAGNSTLKSLCSIIPLDIRERLREDDQRCPAQTVKGVRCKVRHRANVPIIMQYLDSLTTIKPSEVLQCLKNLSKVALCPLAHQRVARRELDAWKTDINKLCDIQQDQEHVASHTNHRLLALANWINTLSGRESFSERVEAASPPTSQESIPSNIPQVFTLIQKFAPYVPKACAGLSVSEALEKLLLKPLMKSEIERVGSVYVYWQPGNFGHLKIGFSNDISKRVKEWSAKCRKPMEVYFPKRGSDEEHLQVSHVCRVEKLVHTELKNYRRIEEKCPGCGGNHIEWFEVSRQLAIAVVRKWTAWMQTSPYEERSCGGKTEWVLKEEQRRKLKELSQPLQEIVISHQGMEKRGRKASLHAPHLSVSHTGRARSPHKRSKSM, from the coding sequence ATGgccggagaagaaaatccgCTTGATGTAGAGCCGCCACGTACACCCATAAAGGGGCCCCCGCACCAACCCATGCTCAGTGGAACTCAATCACCTCCGGGCAGCGCTTCGAGCGTTGATGTCATTTCATCCCCTCCTTCGCCAGAGGATAATCCGTTCAGCCCCGCCCAGTCAACCGCCACCGATATCACGGATGACTATGGCTGGCAGACTCCAACCAAGGGCCAAGCATTGTCGACGGCAACAGATAAGGACTGCCTCGAGTCCTCccaaagcgaagaagaggacgactCCGCGGGTGACGATGCGGGTGACGATGATCGAGCAGGGCAGATCGCAACAGCCTTCAATGCTCCTTCGCCGACGAAGCCATTGGAACGGTCGAAGAAAGCAAAGAGCTTGAGACCCCGGATCAGCATCTCTTCTCTACGCTCAGAGGATGCCACCAAGTCGGTGTTAAGCAAGCGAAAGGAGAGTTCAACGTCTCCTGTCGATACTCGTGCATGGGTTCTCGAGCAGGGGAAGTTCTCCGAGGGATTAACATGGCCGTCCATACTGATTGGACAGAAGACACCGAAACGATCTCGCCATATCCTGCTCGAGTACTGGACATCCGAACAGGCGAGCAACATCAATACGGATTTTTCTGCAGAAGGGACATGGCTCCTGAGACCGGGAGCAGCTAGCGAGGTTGATGGAGCGAGGAAGTTCCATTTGGATTCAGTAGTATCCGGCACGCAAGATCAGAGTGCTGACcaaccttcctcctccaattcCATCGTACCGACCATCACCTTTTCCCCTCCAGAGGATGACCGGATTGACTCGGCCCGGATTaaagacgacgaagatgaccCATGTAGCAAGGGCAGGTCATCAGAAGACGGCACAGTCAACGCTGTATTGACTGTCCTCTCGATTCACAAGGCTCCCCCTTCTAGCGAGGCCGGAAATAGCACTCTCAAGTCGCTTTGCTCTATTATACCGCTTGACATTCGGGAGCGTTTGAGAGAGGACGACCAACGCTGCCCAGCACAGACAGTGAAAGGCGTCCGATGCAAGGTTCGCCACCGAGCCAATGTCCCAATCATTATGCAATACCTAGACAGCTTGACGACCATCAAACCCAGTGAAGTGCTCCAATGCTTGAAGAATCTGAGTAAAGTTGCTTTATGTCCTTTGGCGCACCAACGTGTCGCCCGGAGAGAGTTAGACGCATGGAAAACAGACATCAACAAGCTCTGCGAtattcagcaagatcaagagcATGTTGCCTCGCATACTAATCATCGCCTTTTGGCCCTTGCCAACTGGATCAATACTCTAAGCGGTAGGGAGAGCTTCTCGGAAAGGGTTGAGGCAGCCTCCCCACCGACATCTCAAGAGAGTATTCCAAGCAATATTCCGCAGGTGTTTACATTGATCCAAAAATTTGCACCTTACGTTCCCAAGGCCTGTGCAGGTTTGTCTGTTTCGGAAGCCCTCGAGAAGCTTCTGCTCAAGCCCCTCATGAAGAGCGAGATTGAGAGGGTAGGAAGCGTATATGTCTACTGGCAACCAGGGAACTTTGGGCACCTCAAGATCGGCTTTTCAAACGACATTAGCAAGCGTGTAAAGGAATGGAGCGCCAAGTGCCGCAAGCCGATGGAAGTGTACTTTCCAAAACGGGGGAGTGACGAGGAGCATCTACAGGTCAGCCATGTCTGCCGCGTGGAGAAGCTAGTGCACACGGAGTTGAAGAACTACAGGCGGATTGAAGAAAAGTGTCCGGGATGTGGAGGGAATCACATTGAATGGTTTGAGGTATCACGCCAGCTTGCGATCGCCGTGGTGCGCAAGTGGACGGCTTGGATGCAGACATCTCCATATGAGGAGCGATCATGTGGAGGGAAGACCGAGTGGGTATTGAAAGAAGAGCAAAGGAGGAAATTAAAGGAGCTATCGCAACCCCTCCAGGAGATTGTAATTTCCCACCAGGgtatggagaagagagggaggaaaGCCTCTCTGCATGCTCCACATCTATCAGTTTCTCATACAGGTAGGGCAAGATCTCCGCACAAGAGAAGTAAGTCAATGTAG